TTGTTGGCGACAGCGTCCTTGAGCGCGCTTGCGGTTCGCCGCTGGCCGTCCGACCAGCCGGCACCGGAGAGGTCGACATCGGTGCGCACGGGTATCGATCCCGTGATCTGCGAATACATTGTCTGGATCGCCGGATCCATGACGAGCTGGGCCATCAGTGTCTGACCGGCCTGCAGATCGGGCTCACTGCGCTGCCAGAATATGAAGGCATCGGCATTCAACAGGAATACCGGTTTGGTGTTGTCGCTGGGGCCCGGGGCGATGATGAAGTCGTCGAACTTGAAACCGGCGTTGCGTAACACGCCCTGTGCCCACCCGCCCTGGATCATCATGCCCATGTCGCCGTCGACGAAACGCTTCAGGTTGGTGGCATAGGGTTGGGCGCCGACATTGGGATCCATCCAGTCGGCGATCTTGCGCACCTGTGCGAAGGCAGCCTTTATCTCGGGGCCCTTCAAGGTCTTCTCGTCGAGATTCATGATCGCGGCGCGGTATGCAGCGGGACTGATGCCGGCGAAAGAGGCCTCGAATTTCTGCCCATCGTCGGGGCGGGTGCCGCCGTTGGCGATGGGATATGCCATACCGCCCGCTTTCATCTTCTCGGCAAGATCGTTGAAGTCAGCCCAGGTGACGGGGATCTTGTCGGCCTTGGCTTTGTCCATCGCGCGTTTGGAGAGAAACAGCATGTTGGTGCTGTAGATTTGCAACGGCAGCGAAATCCACTTGCCCCCTGGCTTATGCAATCGTGCAAGGTCTGGGGCGACGACCTTTTCGTAGCCGGCAGCAGCAACAAGGGCGTCGAGATTGACAGTCGGAGCAATCTTCGACCAGGCCGCAATCTCGGGACCCTTGAGTTGCGAGCAGGCCGGCGGATCGCCGGCTATGATCTGGGCACGTAGCTTGTTCATCATCTCGGTGGTGAACCCGGGGACGGGTGAGTGCTGCCAAACTCCGCCCTTCTCCTCGAATTTCTTGCCGAGCGCCGTGATGGCCGCGCCATCGCTGCCTGCGGACCATTGCGAGATGACGGTCAGCCGCGGCTTGACCGCGCTTTGCGCGCGAGCGAATGCCGGGAGCGCAAGCGTGGCCGCGGATCCAGCGAGCAGACGACGCCTTGTTGTTGTAATCGGCATAGCAAGTTCCTCCCGGGTGTGAACTTTTTTGGCACGAGCGAGCCACGGCTCAGGGCATTTCAGGCAGCCTCCGTCGATGCGGCGGGCATGCCGCCGCGGCACACCAGGCAACAGGCTGCAAAGGCAAGCGCCGCGTTCGGATCGTTACCGTTCGAAGGCGGCACGAAAGCGAGCGAGACCTCGGCGAGCTTGCGCCCGCCGAGCAGGCTGGCATCGATGCCTTCGACCACAGCCTTTCGGTCGTCCTCGGCGAGAAGGGACGGCCAGCCACTGATGACGACGCCAGGACTTGGCTTCACGTTCAGCGTATTGCCGATCGCAAGGCCGAGCCGGAACAGCCGGCGTCGCAACTCCTGGCGCACGCGCGACGGAATCGGGATTGCATTTATCCAATCGTCGCCGAGCTGGAGCAAATCCGTTTCACCAACGCCGAGAAGCTCGGCCAGCGCAGGAAGCGACGTATAGGCTTCGACGCAGCCATGATGGCCGCAGCGGCATCGCGGACCGCCCTCGCCGAACACCATGTGGCCGAGTTCGACCGGCACCAAGGCCGTGGCTTCGATCGCGTCGTCCACCCAGGCGCCTGCCACCCCCTGGCCGACGAAAACGAAGAGATGGGCGCCCGTAGACGGATAATCTTCGGTGCGGCAGCGATGAAACATGGCATGCGCCACGACCGAATTGGTGAACTCGACCGGCGCGTCCGCGAACATCTCACCAAACATGTTGCGAACGAGCGCGACGTCACAGGGAATGATCGGATTATCGCTCGACCGGCCGAGCCCCGGAACCGAAATACCGATCTGCGCAAGCTCGACCCCGCGCCGTCGCGTCCAGCTCCGGAGCAACTGCCCCGCGTCGCGAAAGACCGCGCCGACGGATTCGACGGAGAGCGCATTCGGCAATGGCATACGCTCGACGAAGCTCAGCTCGCCTGAAAGCGCGCCGACGCCGACGCTCAGTCGCTGTGTGGTCAGCTCGAGGGCGGCCAATGCCACGGACTTGTCGAGTGACACCAGGCCGGTCGGACCACCGAAGTAAGGCGCAGGTCGCCTCACTTCCTCGATCAGGCCTTCCGCCTTCAGGTCAAACAGGATGCGCGACAGGCTCGCCTCGGAGAGGCGCAC
This genomic interval from Bradyrhizobium sp. CB82 contains the following:
- a CDS encoding ABC transporter substrate-binding protein, which translates into the protein MPITTTRRRLLAGSAATLALPAFARAQSAVKPRLTVISQWSAGSDGAAITALGKKFEEKGGVWQHSPVPGFTTEMMNKLRAQIIAGDPPACSQLKGPEIAAWSKIAPTVNLDALVAAAGYEKVVAPDLARLHKPGGKWISLPLQIYSTNMLFLSKRAMDKAKADKIPVTWADFNDLAEKMKAGGMAYPIANGGTRPDDGQKFEASFAGISPAAYRAAIMNLDEKTLKGPEIKAAFAQVRKIADWMDPNVGAQPYATNLKRFVDGDMGMMIQGGWAQGVLRNAGFKFDDFIIAPGPSDNTKPVFLLNADAFIFWQRSEPDLQAGQTLMAQLVMDPAIQTMYSQITGSIPVRTDVDLSGAGWSDGQRRTASALKDAVANNQTVLSLAHNMAQENGLTAAMIDVITEYVKNKTIKPEQAVTRLAEAVEGAR
- a CDS encoding ROK family protein, translating into MEMSEQPRSRRQTRAAILGHLLKSGGMFRPPLARAVRLSEASLSRILFDLKAEGLIEEVRRPAPYFGGPTGLVSLDKSVALAALELTTQRLSVGVGALSGELSFVERMPLPNALSVESVGAVFRDAGQLLRSWTRRRGVELAQIGISVPGLGRSSDNPIIPCDVALVRNMFGEMFADAPVEFTNSVVAHAMFHRCRTEDYPSTGAHLFVFVGQGVAGAWVDDAIEATALVPVELGHMVFGEGGPRCRCGHHGCVEAYTSLPALAELLGVGETDLLQLGDDWINAIPIPSRVRQELRRRLFRLGLAIGNTLNVKPSPGVVISGWPSLLAEDDRKAVVEGIDASLLGGRKLAEVSLAFVPPSNGNDPNAALAFAACCLVCRGGMPAASTEAA